The genomic DNA GCACGAGCACACCGGCGGCATCCCGCTGGCCGTGGAGCAGACCCTCCAGCTGCTGCGCGACCGGCGGGACATCTTCAGGTCGGAGACCGGCTGGCGGCGCCGGATCATGGGGGAGTTGCAGGTGCCGCCGACGGTGCGCGACTCGGTGCTGGAGCGGGTGGCCAGGCTCCCCCCGGGAACGCGGGCCGTCCTGGAGGCCGCGGCCGTCCTGGAGGCGCCGGCGGACGAGAGCCTGATCGCCGCCGTGGCCGGGATGGAGGAGCCCGTCGCTCGCGACGGCCTGGAAGCCGCGCTGGCCTGCGGGCTGATGCGTGAGGCCGGGCGCGGCGCGTTCGCCTTCAGCCACGTGCTGGCCTCACGTGCGGTGCGCGACGCCGTTCCCGCCTCGAAGCGACGTCTGCTGCACCGCCGCGCGGGCGAATCCCTCCGCGAGGGCGAACACCCTCCCGTCGTACGGCTGTGCCGCCACTTCAGGGAGGCCGGCGACGTCGGCGAGTGGTGCCGTTACGCCGAGGCCGCCGCCGAACTGGCGCTGGAGTCGGGCGACGACCACACGACCGTCGCCATGCTGCACGACCTGCTGACCACCGCCGACCACACGCTGGAGCGGCGAGTACGGCTGACGCGCAAGCTCGGTGAGGCGGCGAAGCTCAGCGCCGAGCCGCTGTCGGAGCTGGGCGAGCGGGTGCGGGCCGCGCTGGAGCGGGTGCTCGCCGACCCCGCGCTGCCGCCGGACGAACGCGGCGAGCTCAGGTTCCGGCTGGGATGGCTGAAGCTGCATCTGGGCGAGTTCGAGCACGGCTCGGCCGACATGGAGGCCGCCCTGCCGGATCTGGAGCACCAGCCCACCCTCGCCGCACAGGGCATGCTCTTGCTCGCCGCGCCTCTGACCGGGGCCTGGCCGGCCGAACGGCACCTGATGTGGGCGCGGCGGGCCGTCGAGCTGTTCCCGCGTGTCCAGGGTCCGGTGGAGCGCCTGGTCTGCCTCAACAACCATGCCCTCGCCCTGCTCATGCTGGGCGAGCAGGAGGGCTGGCGGGTGGCGGGGAGCGTCCCGGGCTCGGCCGAGAGCAAGCCGGAGCGTCGGGAGATCGCCCGAGGGCATCTGATCGTGGCCCAGAACGCCCTCATCTGGGGGCGCTACCGCGAGGCCGCCGAAGGGCTGGCCACGGGGGGTGCCATGGTGAAGGACCTCGGCTACCACCGGCTCACGGACACCGTACGGATCGGCGAGGCGCGGCTGGCCTGGCACACCGCCGAGTGGAGCGGCCTCGACGGCGTGCTCGAGGACATCGCCACCTCGGACTCGGCCGACACGGTCTCGCGCCATGAGGCCCGCCTGCTCCAGGGGCAGCTCGAGCTCGCCTCCGGAGCCCGGCAGCAGGCCGAGCGGCGGCTGCGCGAGGTGCTCGCCCTGAACGCGGTACGCGGGCCGGCGGACCCGTTCGTCTTCCCCAACGCGTCGCTGGCCAGGATCGCCCTGTCCGACGGGGACCCCACGGGCGCGCTGGAGTTCACCGGCCCGCTCATCGACATGATCGCTCGCAAGGGCGTCTGGTTGTGGGCCACCGACCTCGTCCCCGTCCACCTGGACGCCCTCGTCGGCGCAGGACGGCTGGCCGACGCCCGGGCCCTCGTCGATTCCTTCGCCGCTGGGCTGGCCCGCCGCGACCTGCCCGGTCCGGCGGCGTCGCTGGACACCGGCAGGGCGATCGTCGCCCAGGCCGGGGGAGAGGGGTGGGCGGCGGCCCTGTTCGCCGAGGCCGCACGGGCGTGGGCGGCGCTGCCCCGGCCGTACGACGAACTGCTGGCCCTGGAGCGGCAGGGACAGTGCCTGCTCGGCGGCGACGACCACGAGCGGGGCCTGGCCGTGCTGTCCGAGGCGCAGCGGCGGCTGAGGGACCTCGGCGCGCGCTGGGACGCCGACCGGGTGGCCCACCTCCTGCGCGGGCAAGGCGTGCAGGTCGCCCGCCCCTGGCGCGGCGGCCGCAAAGGGTACGGTGAGCGGCTCTCGCCCCGCGAGGAGGAGATCGTCGACCTGCTGGCCCTCGGCTGGACCAACAAGAAGATCGCCGAAAGCCTGCGGCTGTCACCGAGGACCGTGGAGCGGCACCTGAGCGCCGCCATGCGCAAGGCCGGCGTCTCCTCCCGCACCGCGCTGGTCATCGCGGCACGACCGGCTTACTGACTCCGGCACCGACACCGACACCGACAGGAAACCGCCGGTGGCGGCATTAATTGGGTGATTTGCCGACTCGCGACGCCGGTCACGCCGGGTGATCATGCTTTCCATGGAAGACGATCAACACCAACCTGAGCTCGACGGGGAACCGTCCCAGAGCGAGGCGTCCCAGAGCGAGGCGTCCCAGAGCGAGGCGTCCCAGAGCGAGGCGCCCCAGAGCGAGGCGTCCCAGAGCGAGGCGCCGCCCTCCCCGGAGCACGAACCCCTTTAGCCCCCCGCATGTTCCGCATGCCGTGCCGGCACGGGACAGAAAGCCGAGGATCGATGAAGGCCCAACGATTAGTGACCGGATCGTGCCTGCGTCCGGTTCGCATGAGCGCGCTGGCCATGGCGCTCGCCCTGGTGGCGGGCGCCGGCATGGCGGGCTCCGCCGCAGCGGCCCCTGCGGCGCCGACCGTACAGGACCCGGCTCCACCGCCGGCCGCCACACAGGATCCGGCCGCCGCGTCACCGAAGGTGTCGACGTCCACGGTGACGCTGCTGACCGGGGATCGCTTCCAGGTCGACGTGGCCCAGGACGGCACCCAGCAGACGCGCCTGCTTCCGGACGGGACCGATGCAGCCGGGGGCACGTTCAGCCAGTTCACCTTCGGCGGCGACACCTACGTCGTGCCCGCCGAGGCGGCGCCCTACTTCGGCAAGACCATCGACCCGAGGCTGTTCAACGTCGGCTACCTGGTGCGGGCCGAGCTCGACGATGCGCACACCAAGAGCCTGCCGGTCAAGGTGAAGGCCACGGCGGCGAAGGCCGACGCGCTGCCTGCCACCAGCCTCACCAAGACCACCGGCGGCACCTCCACCGCCAAGGTGACCAAGAAGAACGCCCGCGATATGGGCAGGCTGCTGGCCGAGCGGTGGCGTGACGCGGGCACCTCCGCGGCCGCCGGGATGCTGCCCGGCGTCGAACGCATCGACCTCGCGGTGCCCAAGGGCGCGCCCGAGCCGCCGCCGTCACCGACCTCGGCTCAGCCGGCCCTCGCCCAGCAGGCCGGCAAGCAGACGAAGTACCGCGCGCTGACCATCGATTCCATCGGCCAAGACGGCAAACCCGGCGTGATGATCGGCTTCGCGCACAACGTGGACGACGGAAGGCTGGCGAGCTTCGGGCTGGCCTACCCGGGCGAGGGCAAGAAGTCGTTCATGGTGCCGGAGGGCACCTACAGCTTCGAGGTCAGCGTCTTCACCGGCCCCGGCAGCGACCTGAGCACCAAGGCGGCCCTGGTGGTCAAGCCCGAGGTGCGGGTCACCTCCGACATGACGATCACTCTGGACGCCCGGACCGCCGTGCCGTACCAGGCGAACCTGGCCGCGCCCCCGCGCCCGGACATGCCGCGCCTCGACGCGCTGTCCTTCGTACGCACCAGCGCCGCAGGGGACACGACCGGCGTGTCCCCGTCGGGCCTGGTGTTCGGGATCCTCATGAGGGTCGTATCCTTCGCGCCGAACGGGAACCCGACCCTGTTCGCGACCCCGACGCAGCCGGTCACCAAGGGGCGTCTCGACTTCATGGCGATGACGACACTGGCCGAAGGGGCGACGGGCGGCCCGGAGATGGGTTCCACCTACGAACTGCTCTTCCCGTACGGCGGCGCGGTCCCCGCGTCGATGACCCACACCATCAAGGCGTCGGACCTGACCACGGTGCATTCGGCGCTGTACGACTCGCCGTCCGACGATCCCTCGCCCGGCCCGCTCAACAAGCTCACCTACGCCTTCCTGCCGTGGGGCTGGACCGACTTCGGCTTCGGCGCCGAGCCGGGCCCCGGCGAGCGGACCGACTACCTCTACAGCAGCCGGCCCGAGCAGGTGGTCTGGCAGAGCGCCATGGGGCCCGACCGGGGCGAGCGAATCCACGGGCCGCGCCGCAGGCTCCAGCCGGGGCAGGTGATCCGAGAAGACTGGAACCGCGGTCCGGACGCGCCGTCGGTCGCCGCCGCCTACGTCTCCCGCCCGCAGCGCAGTGTCAGCGGCGACCCCGACTCGTCGGTGCCCGACCCGTTCCTGCAGGTGTGCACGGCCTGCCGGCAGGGCAACCTGCTCCTGGCCTACCTGCAGCCGTACAGCGACTCCGACCCGCTGCACTACGCCTACGGCGGATTCGAGTCCTCGGCGGTGGAGTTCTACCGCGACGGCAAGCTGGCTTACACCGGGCGGGACTTCTTCCCGGCCCCGGCGGTGCTGCCGTTGCTGCCGCGCCCGGCGGAGTACCGGCTGAACTGGACCTCGAGCCCCCTGGGCAGAGCGGACGCGCCGAGTTCCACAGACTGGACGTTCCGTTCAGGACCAGGGGACGCCGCGGCGGCGCTGCCCGGAAAGATCCAGTGCGCGGACGCCACGCTCGGCTGCTCGTTCCTGCCGCTGCTGTTCGTCCACTACGACCTGGCGCTGGACTTCGAGTCCAGGGTGCAGCCAGGGCGGGCCTTCGAGGTGGCCTTCAAGGTCTCCCGCCAGGAGTCCCAGCCGGCGCCGAGCGGGGTGCGGGCCACGGTCGAGCTGTCCTACGACGACGGCGAGACCTGGTCACAGCCGCAGGACGCCCCCGCGAAGGCGGGCGGCATGTTCGCGGCGTCCGTCACGCACCCGGACTACACCGACGCCGGGCGGTGGGTGTCGCTGCGGGTCCAAGCCCGTGACGCAGACGGCAACACCGTCACGCAGACCAACATCCACGCCTACCGGCTCGCCGGCTGACCGGGAGACGCGACATGCGAACCACACTGACCACCCTGGCCGGCGTCGCCGTGATCACGCTGCTGACAGCGTTCGCCCCGGCGGCGTCGGCTACGCCCCCGGCCGGACCGCCGGCCACCGCCGCCTGCCTCGGCGGAGCCCCGGCCTGTCTGAAGGTGGCCGCCGACGCCCCCTCCGGCATGCTGACCGCCAAGGATCTCCAGGAGGCCTACCGGCTGCCGAGCGGCCGTCTCGGCGGCGGCCAGACCGTCGCCGTCGTCGTGCCGTACGGCCACACCACCGCGGAAGCGGACCTGGCCGTCTATCGGGAGGACAACGGCCTGCCCCCCTGCGACAAGGACTTTCCCTGCTTCAGGGGGATCGACCAGCGCGGCAGCGACACCACGCCGCCCTCCTCCCCGAACTGGGGCGTGCACGCCGCCGTCGGCCTGGACCTGGCCTCGGCCGCCTGCCCCAACTGCAAACTGCTGCTGGTCCAGGCCGACGACGAGACCTTCGACAACATGGCGGCCGCCGTCGACCAGGCCGCCGCCCAGGGCGCGAACGCCGTCGCCGTCATGTGGGGGGTCCCGGAATACGAGGGGCAGGCCGCCCAGGCGGCCCACTTCGCCCACCCCAAGGTGGCGATCACCGCGCCGTCCGGCGCCGGCTTCAACACCACCGGCCGGCAGCTCCTGCCCGCGGCATACGCGAACGTGGTCGCGGTGGGCGGCACCGAACTGTACCGGGACCCGTCCACCACCCGAGGCTGGAACGAGTCCGCCTGGATGAGCACCGGTTCGGGCTGCTCCCTGTATGAGCTCCGCCCCTCCTGGCAGCGGCAGGGCGCCTGCGGAAGCCGGCGCACGGTAGCCGACGTGTCCGCCGTCGCCTCCGACAAGACCCCGATCCGGATCTACAGCGGTGCCACCAGCGGCTGGGGCGGCGTCTCCGGCGTCCCTGTGGCGGCGGCGTTCATCGCGGGCGTCCACGGCCTGGCCGGTACCGACTCCGCCACCCCGGCCGCCAAACGGCTCTACTCCGGCTCCCGGTACCTGTTCGACATCACCGCCGGCGCCAACGGCGCCTGCAACGGCAGCAACCTGTGCGCCGCCGTCCGCGGCTACGACGGGCCCACCGGTGTGGGCACCCCCAACGGCGCCGGCGCCTTCTAGGAGACCCCCATGACAACGACAGCCCGCCAACGGGTACGGCGGACGGCCGCCACCGCCTCCGCCACCGTCCTGCTCGCCACGTTACTGAGCGTCACCACCGGCACCCCGGCCGGTGCCGGATCGGTCTGCACCCCGGCCTGGAGCCTCATGCCCGCCTCCGCCATCGTCCCTGACAGGGACACCGAGGTGGTCGGCGTCAACGCGTTGTCCGCCACCGACGTCCGCTTCACCGAGAACCACTCCAACGCCGGCACCCAGACCCTGACCTGGAACGGCAGGAAGCTCACGGAGAACGGCCCGCAGATCCCTCAGCCGCCATGGACCCGGTCGAGCTTCCAGGCGGACAGGGGGTCGTTCGACTCGGCCAAGAGCGGCTGGGTCAAGACCAGCCTGCTCCCCGGCTACTCGCCGAGCACGCTGGCCCGATGGGACGGCAGCCGGTGGACGCTGGTGCCTGGAGCGGTCTCCCCGACGCCGGAAAAGGGCGCGGCCACGGTTCACGGCATCGCCTCGCTGGCCCCGAACCTCGCCTGGGCGGTGGGCGATACCTCCGACGGCGGCGCGCTGATCGAGCGCTGGGACGGCACCGAATGGACCGTCGTCGGACACCCCGCCGCCGACCGCCCGCGCGACACGCTGATCGCCGTGCGAGCGTTGTCGGCGACCGACATCTGGGCGTCGGGCACCCACCGCGACCCCGACACTGGCCGCTACCAGCCGATGATCCTGCACTACGACGGCACCACCTGGACCGAGACCGCCCTGCCCGGCATCGAGTCGGGCGGTAGCCTGCAGTCGATCACCGCGACCGGGCCCGACGACATCTGGGCCGGCGGCTGGAAGGGCACGGAGACCCAACCGGAGCCGCTGCTCCTGCACTGGGACGGACAGAGCTGGACCGAGGCCCCCGCCCCCGCGAACACGCCGGGGGGAAGCCAGTTCCACCGCCTGTACGCCCCCGCCCCCGGTGATCTGTGGGCCATCACGCTCGGCGCCGATCCGTCCTTCCGGGTGATGCACTGGACCGGCGGCTCCTGGCAGCGGGTCAAGCCCCAGGGTGCCGTGCCGGACACCTACGAGTTCTACTTCCACGACATCGCAGGCACCGGCCCGAACGACGTGTGGGTGGTGGGCGCCTCCACTTTCACCGAGCCCTCGGATTTCGGCTATCCGCGCGTGCGGACCCGACGGCTGATCGCCCACCTGAGCTGCGGGGGTAAGTGACGATGAAGACCATCCGCAAGGCACTCGGGGCGGCGGCCGCACTCGCGCTGATGACCTTTACGCTCGCCCCGGCTCCCGCCGCGCAGGCCGCCCTCGCCTCCAGGGTGCTGGAAACCCATGCCACATCCGACAGGGTGCTGGAAACCTACGCCACGTCCGAGACCGCCTCCTTCTGGGTACGGATGGCGGACAAGGCCGACTTATCCGCAGCCAGGAAGATGATGAATCGCACCACCCGCGGACAGGACGTGGCCGACCGGCTCAAGTCCACCGCGGACCGCTCCCAGGCGCCGCTGCGCAAGCTCCTCAAGGCCGAAGGCCTCACCTCGAAGGCGTTCTGGGCCAGCAACGCCGTCTACGTCGAGGACGCACCCGAGTCCGTCGCCCGCGAGATCGCCGCCCTGCCCGGTGTCGAGGAGATCCGCCCGTCCAAGACGTACACCATCCCCAAGCCCGTGGCGGGCCAGCCCGCCGCAACCGCTGAGACGGGCCTGGCCTGGGGGGTGAGCAACATCAACGCCGACGACGTCTGGGCGCAGACCGGCCGCCGCGGCGAGGGCATCGTCGTCGCCAATGTCGACACCGGTGTGCAGTTCGATCATCCCGCTCTGGTCAAGCAGTATCGGGGCAACAACGGCGACGGCACCTTCACCCACGACTACAACTGGATCAACCCCAGCAACAACTGCGAGAGCGCCGCCCCCTGCGACACCCACGGGCACGGCAGCCACACCATGGGGACCATCGCCGGCGACGACGGCGCCGGAAACCAGATCGGGGTCGCCCCGGGGGTCACCTGGATCGCCGGCAACGGCTGCCCCGGCGGCTCCTGCCCGGACACCGATCTGCTCGCGGTCTCGCAGTGGATGCTCGCCCCCACCGACCTGTCCGGCGAAAACCCGGACGTGTCGAAGCGCCCCCACATCGTCAACAACTCCTGGGGCTCGAACCCCTCCGACGACCCGCTGATGGAGGACATCCAGCTGGCCTGGGCCGCCTCGGGGATCATGGGTGTCTGGGCCAACGGCAACGAGGGCCCCGGCTGCAAGACCTCCGGCTCACCCGGCAGTCGCAGCATCAACTACTCGGTCGGCGCCTACGACGCCAACAACAAGATCGCCAGTTTCTCCAGTCGCGGCCCCGGCCAGGACGGCCAGATCAAGCCGAACATCTCCGCCCCCGGCGTCAACATCCGCTCCGTCCATCCAGACGGCGGCTACGTCGCCATGAACGGCACCTCCATGGCGACCCCGCACGTCACGGGTGCGATCGCACTGCTGTGGTCGGCCCGGCCCGAGTACGCCCGCGACCCCGACGCCACTCGCGTGCTGCTGGACCTGTCCGCCATCGACACCGCCGACACCTCCTGCGGAGGCACCGCCGCCGACAACAACGTCTACGGTGAAGGCCGCCTGGACGCCCTGGCTCTCATCCAGGTGGGCGCCACCGGCAGCTCGACCGTCGCCGGCACCGTCACCGACGCCGGCACCGGACGGTCCGTCGCCGGAGCCGCCCTCACCATCACCGGCCCGTTGACCCGCACGACCACCCTCGGCACCGAAGGCACCTACTCCTTCAGTCTCGTCGCGGGCGACTACCAGATCAGCGTGACGGCCTTCGGATACCAGACCGGCACCCGCGCGGTCACCCTCACCAAGGACGGCAACCACACCGTCGACATCGCCCTGGTCCCGACTCAGCGGGTCGACCTCACCGGTACCGTCACCGACGGCTCAGGCCTGGGCCGGCCCCTGCCCGCCTCCGTGGTCGCCGACGACGGCAAGGGGCACCGCTGGAGCGCCGACGCCGACCCCGGCACCGGCGCCTACACCCTGCCGCTGCTCCCCGCCACCACCTACACCCTCACCTACACCACCAAGGAGCCCGGCTACGACCCCGCCACCCGCCGGCTCGACCTCGGCGAGACGGGCCAGCGCCTCGACGTCGGCCTCACCGTCAACCTCGCCTGCACCGCCTCCGGCTACCAGGTCAGCCGGGACGGCAGCACCCAGCCGTTCAACGGCACCACCAAGCCCAAGGGCTGGACCGTCACGAACGTCGACATCGGCATCCCCAACTACGACCACCAGCCCGGCTGGGTGTTCAAGGACGCGGGCAAGCGCGGCAACCACACCGGTGGCGACGGCGGCTTCGCCATCGTCGACTCCCGCAACTCCGGCATCGGCCATATCCAGGACACCTACCTCACCAGTCCCGCCTACGACCTGACCGGTCGCACCCAGGCCGCCATCGAACTCGCCCACGACCTCAAGCCGGCCGTCAACTCCACCGCCACCATCGAGCTCAGCCTCGACGGCGGCCGCACCTGGGACGCCGTCTGGAGCGTCACCCGATTCCCCGGCGCCCCCGGCCCCGCCACCCAGGTCGTGCCGATCCCCCAGGCCAACGGCAAGACAGGCGTCAAGTTCCGGCTCTACTACCAAGGCCAGCTCTCCGGCTGGTGGGCAGTCGACAACGCCTTCGTCGGCGACCGTACCTGCACCCTCGCCGCCAAGGGCTGACCCGCCCCACGGCTACAGGCGCGCCGCGCCGGGGACCTCCACGTCCCCGGCGCGGCGCGCACGATCGACCCCATGGGGATGATCGGCTGGGTGACGGTGTCGGCCACGACGGCGAAGGACGCGTCGAGGCGGGTGGGAAAGAAGAACCCGCAGGCCCTCAGCCGGATAGGGAAACCAGGCCCGCCTCGTAGGCGATGATGACCAGTCGCACGGCCTGCGCCCTGGTCCCGGCCTCTTCCCTGACCTTTGTCCTTCCCGGGTGGAGACCGGGAAGGGCGTGCGGGTGGTCAGCCGTTCATGGCCTCGGTCAGGGAACGGGGGCGCAGGTCGGTCCAGTGTCTTTCGATGTAGTCCAGGCAGGCGGTGCGGGTGTTCTCGGCGAGGACGACGGTCCAGCCGGCGGGGACCTCGGCGAAGGAGGGCCACAAGGAGTGCTGGTCCTCGGCGTTGACCAGGACCAGGAAGCGGCCGTCGGGGTCGTCGAACGGATTGGTGGTCATGCTCGGTCCCTCCCGGGGTCCGACGGGGCGGTCAGCGCGCCGTCGAGGACGGTGATCAGATCGTCGGCCAGAGGTGGCGTCGGCACGGTCGCGGCCAGGCGATGGAGTACGCCGAGGAGATGGGGCATCGCGTCCTCTGCGGGGGTTGAGTCGGCAGTGTGCGCCGGCCTCCCGGACATGGCGGCACCTTGGGTAAGGCTTGCTCAGCTTAAGGCAAGCCTTACCTAAGTTCAATCACCTGATTCCTTACGTGAAGGGATCACTCGTTCGGGTCACCGGGCCACGGCCAGGCGGTAGTTCTCGTCCGTGGTGAGGAGGTTGCGATGGGTGTCCTCCGCGGTGATGACGCCGTCGTCCAGGACGAGGACCCGGTCGGCGGCGTCCAGCAGGGCCGGGCTGCTGGTGAGCACGATGGTGGTGCGGTTCCGGCGCAGTTCGGCGATGTTGCGTGCGATGAGCTGTTCGGTGACCGCGTCGACCGCCGTCGTCGGGTCGTGCAGGACCAGGATGTCGGCGTCGGTGGCGAGGGCGCGGGCCAGGGACAGCCGTTGGCGCTGCCCACCGGAGAGGTTCGCGCCGCGGTCGCGGACGCCGTAGTCGAGTCCGTCGCGGTGGAGGGCGGCGACGTCGGTCAGCATGGACGCCTCGACGGCCTCGGAGACCATGCGGCCGGCGCCCGCCGGGTCGATGTTCGTGCGGAGAGTGCCCGCGAAGATCTCCCCGTCGTACGGGTTCACCAGCATGTGCTCGCGGACCGTCTCGATCGACAGGTCCGCGATCTCCTGCCCGCTGACCCGCACCACCCCCTCATACGCATCAGGCGGGAC from Streptosporangium sp. NBC_01756 includes the following:
- a CDS encoding helix-turn-helix transcriptional regulator, which translates into the protein MVGRDDERATIVGALTRSAALVLVEGEAGIGKSRLVDECLAAPELHDRRVLMAVCPPLPEPFPLGAVVDGLRPFHDQLSGLDLSPLAGALRPLFPEWGDLLPPAPETLPDPRETRHRLFRALTELIDGLGVDVLVVEDGHWADAATLDWLLTLCASGGGRRSIIVTYRPLEVSESLLRLTSRLPREMTQARLTLEPLDVPQTCEFVASMFSTTEVSQTFAAFLHEHTGGIPLAVEQTLQLLRDRRDIFRSETGWRRRIMGELQVPPTVRDSVLERVARLPPGTRAVLEAAAVLEAPADESLIAAVAGMEEPVARDGLEAALACGLMREAGRGAFAFSHVLASRAVRDAVPASKRRLLHRRAGESLREGEHPPVVRLCRHFREAGDVGEWCRYAEAAAELALESGDDHTTVAMLHDLLTTADHTLERRVRLTRKLGEAAKLSAEPLSELGERVRAALERVLADPALPPDERGELRFRLGWLKLHLGEFEHGSADMEAALPDLEHQPTLAAQGMLLLAAPLTGAWPAERHLMWARRAVELFPRVQGPVERLVCLNNHALALLMLGEQEGWRVAGSVPGSAESKPERREIARGHLIVAQNALIWGRYREAAEGLATGGAMVKDLGYHRLTDTVRIGEARLAWHTAEWSGLDGVLEDIATSDSADTVSRHEARLLQGQLELASGARQQAERRLREVLALNAVRGPADPFVFPNASLARIALSDGDPTGALEFTGPLIDMIARKGVWLWATDLVPVHLDALVGAGRLADARALVDSFAAGLARRDLPGPAASLDTGRAIVAQAGGEGWAAALFAEAARAWAALPRPYDELLALERQGQCLLGGDDHERGLAVLSEAQRRLRDLGARWDADRVAHLLRGQGVQVARPWRGGRKGYGERLSPREEEIVDLLALGWTNKKIAESLRLSPRTVERHLSAAMRKAGVSSRTALVIAARPAY
- a CDS encoding WD40/YVTN/BNR-like repeat-containing protein: MTTTARQRVRRTAATASATVLLATLLSVTTGTPAGAGSVCTPAWSLMPASAIVPDRDTEVVGVNALSATDVRFTENHSNAGTQTLTWNGRKLTENGPQIPQPPWTRSSFQADRGSFDSAKSGWVKTSLLPGYSPSTLARWDGSRWTLVPGAVSPTPEKGAATVHGIASLAPNLAWAVGDTSDGGALIERWDGTEWTVVGHPAADRPRDTLIAVRALSATDIWASGTHRDPDTGRYQPMILHYDGTTWTETALPGIESGGSLQSITATGPDDIWAGGWKGTETQPEPLLLHWDGQSWTEAPAPANTPGGSQFHRLYAPAPGDLWAITLGADPSFRVMHWTGGSWQRVKPQGAVPDTYEFYFHDIAGTGPNDVWVVGASTFTEPSDFGYPRVRTRRLIAHLSCGGK
- a CDS encoding S8 family serine peptidase; its protein translation is MKTIRKALGAAAALALMTFTLAPAPAAQAALASRVLETHATSDRVLETYATSETASFWVRMADKADLSAARKMMNRTTRGQDVADRLKSTADRSQAPLRKLLKAEGLTSKAFWASNAVYVEDAPESVAREIAALPGVEEIRPSKTYTIPKPVAGQPAATAETGLAWGVSNINADDVWAQTGRRGEGIVVANVDTGVQFDHPALVKQYRGNNGDGTFTHDYNWINPSNNCESAAPCDTHGHGSHTMGTIAGDDGAGNQIGVAPGVTWIAGNGCPGGSCPDTDLLAVSQWMLAPTDLSGENPDVSKRPHIVNNSWGSNPSDDPLMEDIQLAWAASGIMGVWANGNEGPGCKTSGSPGSRSINYSVGAYDANNKIASFSSRGPGQDGQIKPNISAPGVNIRSVHPDGGYVAMNGTSMATPHVTGAIALLWSARPEYARDPDATRVLLDLSAIDTADTSCGGTAADNNVYGEGRLDALALIQVGATGSSTVAGTVTDAGTGRSVAGAALTITGPLTRTTTLGTEGTYSFSLVAGDYQISVTAFGYQTGTRAVTLTKDGNHTVDIALVPTQRVDLTGTVTDGSGLGRPLPASVVADDGKGHRWSADADPGTGAYTLPLLPATTYTLTYTTKEPGYDPATRRLDLGETGQRLDVGLTVNLACTASGYQVSRDGSTQPFNGTTKPKGWTVTNVDIGIPNYDHQPGWVFKDAGKRGNHTGGDGGFAIVDSRNSGIGHIQDTYLTSPAYDLTGRTQAAIELAHDLKPAVNSTATIELSLDGGRTWDAVWSVTRFPGAPGPATQVVPIPQANGKTGVKFRLYYQGQLSGWWAVDNAFVGDRTCTLAAKG
- a CDS encoding MbtH family protein produces the protein MTTNPFDDPDGRFLVLVNAEDQHSLWPSFAEVPAGWTVVLAENTRTACLDYIERHWTDLRPRSLTEAMNG